Proteins encoded together in one Micromonospora kangleipakensis window:
- a CDS encoding SCP2 sterol-binding domain-containing protein codes for MSDPIGAFFDRLAGGGYERLLRKTRGTVRFELTGDDGVDLWHLTIADGRVAVSREPLDADALICTDRATFARITRGEAKPLAAWLRNDLTIDGQFGFVVLLERLVAAPPGARHPRAMAGDRQESA; via the coding sequence GTGTCGGATCCCATCGGAGCGTTCTTCGACCGACTCGCCGGCGGCGGGTACGAGCGTCTGCTGCGCAAGACCCGCGGTACCGTCCGGTTCGAGCTGACCGGAGACGACGGGGTCGACCTCTGGCACCTGACCATCGCCGACGGGCGGGTCGCGGTGTCCCGGGAGCCGCTTGACGCGGACGCGCTGATCTGCACCGACCGGGCCACCTTCGCGCGGATAACCCGGGGCGAGGCGAAGCCGCTGGCGGCGTGGCTGCGCAATGACCTCACCATCGATGGGCAGTTCGGCTTCGTCGTCCTGCTGGAGCGGCTCGTCGCCGCGCCGCCGGGGGCCCGGCACCCGCGCGCCATGGCTGGCGACCGGCAGGAGTCGGCGTGA
- a CDS encoding helix-turn-helix domain-containing protein, whose protein sequence is MLDTQLVPEADRFDLWADFVVGATPASIWTDRATPFNAFAQLIDLGGVHLTSFRYPTLRTRRTARQIRQADAEMFQLALPIAGFSAISQARNESTIDQTGFTFFDSSRPYEAEHRVDEETYTSTICVRIPHARLPLSPDRVNRLLAASMPADRGTGGLLAQFLQQVAAHPEQYEPTEALRLGGVALDLVCATLARHADAEEALSPETRQQVTRLQVVQFIERHLARPDLDPAAVARAHHVSLRTLHRLFADEDETVAGLIRRRRLEHCRRDLRNPLLRDQPIHVIAARWGFPDPAHFSRAFRAGYGVPARDYRAGVAPTTGGPR, encoded by the coding sequence GTGCTCGACACCCAGCTGGTGCCGGAGGCCGACCGCTTCGACCTCTGGGCGGACTTCGTCGTCGGCGCCACGCCGGCCAGCATCTGGACCGACCGGGCGACGCCGTTCAACGCCTTCGCGCAGCTGATCGACCTGGGCGGCGTACACCTGACCTCGTTCCGGTACCCGACGCTGCGCACCAGGCGGACCGCCCGGCAGATCCGGCAGGCCGACGCGGAGATGTTCCAGCTCGCCCTGCCGATCGCCGGGTTCAGCGCGATCAGCCAGGCCCGCAACGAGTCGACCATCGACCAGACCGGGTTCACCTTCTTCGACAGCTCCCGCCCGTACGAGGCGGAGCACCGGGTGGACGAGGAGACCTACACCTCGACGATCTGCGTGCGCATCCCACACGCGCGACTGCCGCTCTCCCCCGACCGGGTGAACCGGCTGCTCGCGGCGAGCATGCCCGCCGACCGGGGGACGGGCGGCCTGCTGGCGCAGTTCCTCCAGCAGGTGGCGGCGCACCCCGAGCAGTACGAGCCGACCGAGGCGCTGCGGTTGGGCGGCGTCGCCCTCGACCTGGTGTGCGCGACCCTGGCCAGGCATGCGGACGCCGAGGAGGCCCTCTCCCCGGAGACGCGACAGCAGGTCACCCGGCTGCAGGTCGTCCAGTTCATCGAGCGGCACCTCGCCCGCCCGGACCTCGACCCGGCCGCCGTGGCCCGGGCCCACCACGTCTCACTGCGCACCCTGCACCGGCTCTTCGCCGACGAGGACGAGACGGTCGCCGGGCTCATCCGCCGGCGTCGCCTGGAACACTGCCGGCGCGACCTGCGCAACCCGCTGCTGCGGGACCAGCCCATCCACGTCATCGCGGCGAGGTGGGGGTTCCCGGACCCGGCCCACTTCAGCCGCGCCTTCCGGGCCGGGTACGGAGTGCCGGCGCGGGACTACCGGGCCGGGGTGGCGCCGACGACCGGCGGGCCGCGCTGA
- a CDS encoding zinc-dependent alcohol dehydrogenase family protein, whose product MRATVIHGPNDIRIEEVPDAAVRTSTDAVVRTVLACICGSDLWAYRGVAKRQPGQRIGHEFLGVVEAVGAEVTSVRAGDLVVAPFVWSDGVCDFCREGLQTSCPHGGFWGEPGSDGGQGEAVRVPHADGTLVKLPAEAAGDERLLTAMLALSDVMSTGHHAALAARVRPGATVAVVGDGAVGLCGVLAARRLGAEQIIALGRHSARTDIARSFGATDVVAERGDAAIAAVRELTKGQGAHAVLEAVGTEESMRTAISIARDGGAVGYVGVPHGGSAGVDIGQMFGRNVALGGGVAPARAYIPELLAGVLDGTIDPSPVFDRSASLDQVPDGYRAMDERTALKVRITF is encoded by the coding sequence ATGCGCGCCACCGTGATCCACGGCCCGAACGACATCCGCATCGAGGAGGTGCCGGACGCCGCCGTCCGCACCTCCACCGACGCCGTCGTCCGCACCGTGCTCGCCTGCATCTGCGGCAGCGACCTGTGGGCGTACCGCGGAGTGGCCAAGCGCCAGCCCGGGCAGCGGATCGGTCACGAGTTCCTCGGCGTGGTCGAGGCCGTCGGCGCCGAGGTGACCTCGGTCCGGGCCGGCGACCTGGTGGTGGCGCCGTTCGTCTGGTCCGACGGGGTCTGCGACTTCTGCCGCGAGGGCCTGCAGACCTCCTGCCCGCACGGCGGCTTCTGGGGCGAGCCCGGCTCGGACGGCGGCCAGGGGGAGGCCGTCCGCGTCCCACACGCCGACGGCACCCTGGTCAAGCTCCCCGCCGAGGCGGCCGGCGACGAGCGGCTGCTCACCGCGATGCTGGCCCTGTCCGACGTGATGTCCACCGGCCACCACGCCGCCCTGGCCGCCCGGGTCCGCCCCGGCGCCACCGTCGCCGTGGTCGGCGACGGCGCCGTCGGGCTCTGCGGGGTGCTCGCCGCCCGGCGGCTCGGCGCCGAGCAGATCATCGCGCTGGGCCGGCACAGCGCCCGCACCGACATCGCCCGCTCCTTCGGCGCCACCGATGTGGTCGCCGAGCGGGGCGACGCCGCGATCGCCGCGGTCCGGGAGCTGACCAAGGGGCAGGGCGCGCACGCCGTGCTGGAGGCCGTCGGCACCGAGGAGTCGATGCGTACCGCGATCTCGATCGCCCGCGACGGCGGCGCGGTCGGTTACGTCGGCGTGCCGCACGGCGGCAGCGCCGGCGTCGACATCGGCCAGATGTTCGGCCGCAACGTCGCGCTCGGCGGCGGCGTGGCGCCGGCCCGCGCGTACATCCCGGAGCTGCTCGCCGGCGTGCTGGACGGCACCATCGACCCGTCGCCGGTCTTCGACCGGTCGGCGAGCCTCGACCAGGTGCCGGACGGCTACCGGGCGATGGACGAGCGCACCGCGCTCAAGGTCCGCATCACCTTCTGA
- a CDS encoding EamA family transporter produces the protein MTTRPHPSTRHAPRGGQLGAVGLVLGGALSVQFGSAVAALLFSRTGVAGAVTLRLTIGALLMLVVCRPRLRGHDRADWAAVVAFGLALAGMNSIFYQAIDRIPLGPAVTLEVLGPLALSVCTARRLAAWCWAGLALAGVALLGQGGFDRLDPVGAALALGAGAMWAAYIVCSARVGGRFPRADGLALALAVAALITLPIGLVGAGARLWHPAVLGLGAGLAVLASVLPYTLELLALRRLPTATFAVLMSLGPAIAALAGWLVLDQELRAAEVLAIGLVIVASIGAVRAGAPAAEPVGGPDATRAGARFDAPAGGVDGTPAAGAAAGNGGDEPDSSAAAGSDGRLSAAAAPPAARR, from the coding sequence ATGACGACCAGGCCGCACCCGTCGACGCGGCACGCACCGCGCGGCGGCCAGCTCGGAGCGGTCGGGCTGGTGCTCGGCGGGGCACTCTCGGTGCAGTTCGGGTCGGCGGTCGCCGCCCTGCTCTTTTCGCGTACCGGGGTGGCCGGGGCGGTGACCCTGCGGCTGACCATCGGCGCGTTGCTGATGCTGGTGGTGTGCCGGCCGCGGCTGCGCGGCCACGACCGCGCCGACTGGGCGGCGGTGGTGGCCTTCGGGCTGGCCCTGGCCGGCATGAACTCGATCTTCTACCAGGCCATCGACCGGATCCCGCTCGGCCCGGCGGTCACCCTGGAGGTGCTCGGACCGCTCGCGCTGTCGGTCTGCACCGCCCGCCGGCTGGCCGCCTGGTGCTGGGCCGGATTGGCCCTGGCCGGGGTGGCCCTGCTCGGCCAGGGCGGCTTCGACCGGCTCGACCCGGTCGGCGCCGCGCTCGCGTTGGGCGCGGGGGCGATGTGGGCGGCGTACATCGTCTGCTCGGCCCGGGTGGGCGGCCGGTTCCCGCGCGCCGACGGGCTGGCCCTGGCGCTCGCGGTGGCCGCCCTGATCACCCTGCCGATCGGGCTGGTCGGGGCGGGCGCCCGGCTGTGGCATCCGGCCGTGCTCGGGCTGGGCGCCGGGCTCGCCGTGCTCGCCTCCGTGCTGCCGTACACCCTGGAGCTGCTGGCGCTGCGCCGGCTGCCCACCGCGACCTTCGCCGTGCTGATGAGCCTCGGCCCGGCCATCGCCGCCCTCGCCGGCTGGCTGGTCCTGGACCAGGAGCTGCGCGCGGCGGAAGTCCTCGCGATCGGCCTGGTGATCGTCGCCAGCATCGGCGCGGTCCGGGCCGGCGCGCCGGCCGCCGAGCCGGTCGGCGGGCCCGACGCCACGCGGGCCGGCGCACGGTTCGACGCGCCGGCCGGCGGGGTGGACGGCACCCCGGCCGCCGGGGCCGCGGCCGGCAACGGCGGCGACGAGCCGGACAGCTCCGCCGCCGCGGGGTCGGACGGGCGGCTCAGCGCAGCAGCCGCACCGCCTGCGGCACGGCGCTGA
- a CDS encoding glycogen debranching N-terminal domain-containing protein, translating into MNPNVARVLDGNIFVLSGDNGDIEATAANVCGFFDFDTRFLSLWRLRLNGERLNPLSIAERDYFALRFFLVPGEPTHYVDAKASVIRERSITGGIFEERLTVLNHDREPVEFSVRLEAASDFAPIQAVSEEREPVGRLYRRVEEGCLRLGYRREKFHRETVISADEPAAVDENGLTYTVRVDANGEWTTTLRVRALVLRPDGRDVREQLDRPPRRTNAEQQDDLAGWLARAPQLSCDWDAVTTTYRRSLVDLAALRYSPLTLPDQAMPAAGLPWVATITGRDSILTSFQALPVAPELAVATLRMLGIDQGSVLDDFRDEEPGKILREFRYGEQAAFEERPESPYYGSADATPLYVVLLDEYERWTGDAALVRDLEDEARAALNWIDEYGDLLGDGYVRYQRRNARTGLENQGWKDSPEAICYADGRLPAPPRATCELQGYAYDAKLRGARLAREFWGDPAYADRLEREAAALRERFERDFWIADRGYYALALDADGRQVDALASNMGHLLWSGIVEESRAAQVATHLLGPRLFSGWGVRTLADGQARYNPLGHHVGAVWPFDNALIAWGLRRYRLAEEAGRIAEGIIDAAYHFQGRLPEAFAGYPRELTRYPVRYPAANSPQALATGATFLLLRALLGLEPAGEHLVMAPRVPARFGRVELLDIPGRWGRIDVIGSGLAHADGGRW; encoded by the coding sequence GTGAACCCGAATGTGGCCCGGGTGCTGGACGGCAACATCTTCGTGCTCAGCGGGGACAACGGTGACATCGAGGCGACCGCCGCCAACGTGTGCGGCTTCTTCGACTTCGACACCCGCTTCCTGTCGCTGTGGCGCCTCCGGCTGAACGGCGAACGGCTGAACCCGCTCTCCATCGCCGAACGGGACTACTTCGCACTGCGATTCTTCCTGGTGCCGGGCGAGCCCACCCATTACGTGGACGCGAAGGCCTCGGTGATCCGGGAGCGGTCCATCACCGGCGGCATCTTCGAGGAGCGGCTGACCGTGCTCAATCACGACCGGGAGCCGGTGGAGTTCAGCGTACGGCTGGAGGCGGCGAGCGACTTCGCCCCGATCCAAGCGGTCAGCGAGGAGCGTGAGCCGGTGGGACGGCTCTATCGGCGCGTCGAGGAGGGCTGTCTGCGGCTCGGCTACCGCCGGGAGAAGTTCCACCGGGAGACGGTGATCTCGGCCGACGAGCCGGCGGCCGTCGACGAGAACGGGCTGACGTACACCGTGCGGGTGGACGCGAACGGGGAGTGGACGACGACCCTTCGGGTCCGGGCGCTGGTGTTGCGGCCGGACGGCCGGGACGTTCGGGAGCAGCTGGACCGGCCCCCCCGGCGGACCAACGCGGAGCAGCAGGACGACCTGGCGGGCTGGCTGGCCCGGGCGCCGCAGCTGAGCTGCGACTGGGACGCCGTGACCACTACCTACCGCCGGAGCCTGGTCGACCTGGCCGCGCTGCGGTACTCCCCGCTGACCCTCCCGGACCAGGCGATGCCCGCCGCCGGCCTGCCCTGGGTCGCCACCATCACCGGGCGGGACAGTATCCTGACCAGCTTCCAGGCGCTGCCGGTCGCCCCGGAGCTGGCGGTGGCCACCCTGCGGATGCTCGGCATCGACCAGGGCTCGGTGCTCGACGACTTCCGCGACGAGGAGCCGGGCAAGATCCTGCGCGAGTTCCGCTACGGCGAGCAGGCGGCCTTCGAGGAGCGACCCGAGTCGCCGTACTACGGCAGCGCCGACGCCACCCCGCTATACGTGGTGCTGCTCGACGAGTACGAGCGGTGGACCGGCGACGCCGCCCTGGTGCGGGACCTCGAGGACGAGGCCCGGGCGGCGCTGAACTGGATTGACGAGTACGGCGACCTCCTCGGCGACGGCTACGTCCGCTACCAGCGGCGCAACGCGCGGACCGGGCTGGAGAACCAGGGCTGGAAGGACTCGCCGGAGGCGATCTGCTACGCCGACGGCCGGCTGCCGGCACCGCCCCGGGCCACCTGCGAGCTGCAGGGGTACGCGTACGACGCGAAGCTGCGCGGGGCCCGGCTGGCCCGCGAGTTCTGGGGCGATCCGGCGTACGCGGACCGGCTGGAGCGGGAGGCGGCGGCGCTGCGGGAGCGCTTCGAGCGGGACTTCTGGATCGCCGACCGGGGTTACTACGCGCTCGCGCTGGACGCCGACGGCCGGCAGGTCGACGCGCTCGCCTCCAACATGGGGCATCTGTTGTGGAGCGGCATCGTCGAGGAGTCCCGGGCCGCGCAGGTCGCCACGCACCTGCTCGGCCCCCGGCTCTTCTCCGGCTGGGGGGTGCGGACGCTGGCCGACGGGCAGGCGCGGTACAACCCGCTGGGCCACCACGTGGGCGCGGTCTGGCCGTTCGACAACGCGCTGATCGCCTGGGGGCTGCGCCGCTACCGCCTCGCCGAGGAGGCGGGGCGGATCGCCGAGGGGATCATCGACGCGGCGTACCACTTCCAGGGCCGGCTGCCGGAGGCGTTCGCCGGCTATCCCCGGGAGCTGACCCGCTACCCGGTGCGCTATCCGGCGGCGAACAGCCCGCAGGCGCTGGCCACCGGCGCGACGTTCCTGCTGCTGCGGGCCCTGCTCGGGCTGGAGCCGGCCGGGGAGCACCTGGTGATGGCGCCGCGGGTGCCGGCCCGGTTCGGCCGGGTGGAGCTGCTGGACATCCCCGGGCGGTGGGGCCGGATCGACGTGATCGGCAGCGGGTTGGCCCACGCGGACGGCGGGCGATGGTGA
- the tatA gene encoding Sec-independent protein translocase subunit TatA yields MGALKPWHIAVLVVVLILLFGAKRLPDAARSLGRSLRIIKAETKSLHDDDRDLAEKADAQAGYQPLQPYAGQQPQQGYAPQQPPQQQQYAPQPQQPVAPPVDPVQRVRDN; encoded by the coding sequence ATGGGTGCCCTCAAGCCGTGGCACATCGCCGTACTCGTGGTCGTGCTGATCCTGCTCTTCGGCGCGAAGCGGCTCCCCGACGCGGCCCGCTCGCTGGGCCGCTCGCTGCGGATCATCAAGGCTGAGACCAAGAGCCTGCACGACGACGACCGTGACCTGGCCGAGAAGGCCGACGCGCAGGCCGGCTACCAGCCGCTCCAGCCGTACGCCGGTCAGCAGCCGCAGCAGGGTTACGCGCCGCAGCAGCCCCCGCAGCAGCAGCAGTACGCCCCGCAGCCGCAGCAGCCGGTCGCCCCGCCGGTCGACCCGGTGCAGCGCGTCCGCGACAACTGA
- a CDS encoding diacylglycerol kinase — translation MLAVTAHDHVPSGPVAVLANPTAGRGRHRGLLPRLLERLAAGGRPVRVLTAGTPAEAEAACHAAVADGVGALVAVGGDGTVHRALQAVAGTAVPFGPVPAGTGNDFAVDTGYPADPLAAVDVIAAALRDGRTRPVDLARMSSPDGGHRWYGAVLAAGFDAIVNERANRMRWPRGPRRYDLAILVELARLRPRRYTLRLDGEELNLDAVLVAVGNCASYGGGMRICPDADPTDGLLDVVVGGRFDRRTLMRVKPRIYQGTHVDHPLVRSYRARTVELAAEGITTYADGERALDLPVRISAVPQAVRLLR, via the coding sequence GTGCTCGCCGTGACCGCGCACGATCATGTTCCGTCCGGCCCCGTCGCCGTGCTCGCCAACCCCACCGCCGGCCGGGGCCGGCACCGTGGCCTGCTGCCCCGGCTGCTGGAGCGGCTGGCTGCCGGCGGCCGCCCGGTGCGGGTGCTGACGGCGGGCACCCCGGCGGAGGCGGAGGCGGCGTGCCACGCCGCCGTCGCGGACGGCGTCGGCGCCCTGGTCGCGGTCGGCGGCGACGGCACGGTCCACCGGGCGTTGCAGGCGGTCGCCGGTACGGCCGTGCCGTTCGGTCCCGTCCCCGCCGGTACCGGCAACGACTTCGCGGTCGACACCGGCTACCCGGCCGACCCGCTGGCCGCGGTCGACGTGATCGCCGCCGCGCTGCGCGACGGCCGGACCCGCCCGGTCGACCTGGCCCGGATGAGCTCCCCGGACGGCGGGCACCGCTGGTACGGGGCGGTGCTGGCCGCCGGCTTCGACGCGATCGTCAACGAGCGGGCCAACCGGATGCGCTGGCCGCGCGGCCCCCGCCGCTATGACCTGGCGATCCTGGTGGAGCTGGCGCGGCTGCGCCCCCGCCGGTACACGCTGCGCCTCGACGGCGAGGAGCTGAACCTCGACGCCGTGCTGGTCGCGGTGGGCAACTGCGCCAGCTACGGCGGGGGCATGCGGATCTGCCCCGACGCCGACCCGACCGACGGGCTGCTGGACGTGGTGGTCGGCGGGCGGTTCGACCGGCGCACCCTGATGCGGGTGAAGCCTCGCATCTACCAGGGCACCCACGTCGACCACCCGCTGGTGCGCAGCTACCGGGCGCGGACCGTGGAGCTGGCGGCCGAGGGCATCACCACGTACGCCGACGGGGAGCGGGCCCTCGACCTGCCGGTGCGGATCAGCGCCGTGCCGCAGGCGGTGCGGCTGCTGCGCTGA
- a CDS encoding MAB_1171c family putative transporter, whose translation MSGIVPVAMVVVPLACWGMSLYKLRDLARDPGNRPLRALCVALWSITLALTVQPVGPWLDQRLGVLDVARLTGNCLTLVCVTAGQAFHLYMTGTDAATERRVRRRSVLLAIAVATMIVLFIRTPPAADLADPRVLSRAYYAEPFDAPCLYVYLAYLGWSLAQMALLANRYAGIAHRPLLRFGLRLITVAAMWGLLYVAGKLVAVVAGVFQPGLVPAVDSLVILCFTTSILLALIGSTIPSWGPLVGLYRLWAWAGALRDYYRLHPLWRRIHAVLPQIALLPPPSGLRGFLSVARDASLRRVRITVEILDGYAGLRPWMSAEVAAAARRVAREQGLPVEEQAVVVEAAVIGAALRARRQGGSAAVPGDPAVEVPFQDPKAGDLGAADQVTWLARVARALATPTVEMIIARAAPPVGMGTPGPAGRP comes from the coding sequence ATGTCGGGGATCGTCCCCGTCGCCATGGTCGTCGTACCGCTGGCCTGCTGGGGGATGAGCCTCTACAAGCTGCGCGATCTGGCCCGCGATCCCGGCAACCGACCGCTGCGCGCGCTCTGCGTGGCCCTGTGGTCGATCACCCTTGCGCTCACCGTCCAGCCGGTCGGGCCGTGGCTCGACCAGCGCCTGGGCGTGCTGGACGTGGCGCGGCTGACCGGCAACTGCCTCACCCTGGTCTGTGTCACCGCGGGGCAGGCGTTCCACCTCTACATGACGGGCACGGACGCCGCCACCGAGCGGCGCGTCCGACGGCGCTCGGTGCTCCTCGCGATCGCCGTGGCCACGATGATCGTCCTGTTCATCCGCACGCCGCCCGCGGCCGACCTGGCCGATCCGCGCGTGCTCTCCCGCGCCTACTACGCCGAACCGTTCGACGCCCCGTGCCTCTACGTGTACCTGGCCTACCTGGGCTGGTCGCTCGCGCAGATGGCGCTCCTGGCAAACCGGTACGCCGGCATCGCCCACCGGCCGCTGCTCCGCTTCGGACTCCGGCTGATCACCGTCGCCGCGATGTGGGGGCTGCTGTACGTCGCGGGCAAACTGGTCGCCGTCGTCGCGGGGGTGTTCCAGCCGGGCCTCGTCCCGGCCGTCGACTCGCTGGTGATCCTCTGCTTCACCACCTCGATCCTGCTGGCGCTGATCGGCTCCACCATCCCGTCCTGGGGGCCGCTGGTGGGTCTGTACCGGCTGTGGGCGTGGGCGGGTGCGCTGCGCGACTACTACCGGCTCCATCCGCTGTGGCGGCGCATCCACGCGGTGCTGCCGCAGATCGCGCTTCTCCCGCCGCCGTCCGGGCTGCGGGGCTTCCTCTCCGTCGCCCGGGACGCCTCGCTGCGGCGGGTCAGGATCACCGTGGAGATCCTCGACGGGTACGCGGGCCTGCGGCCGTGGATGTCGGCGGAGGTGGCCGCGGCGGCCCGGCGGGTGGCGCGCGAGCAGGGCCTCCCGGTCGAGGAGCAGGCCGTGGTCGTCGAAGCCGCGGTGATCGGGGCGGCGCTGCGCGCCCGGCGGCAGGGCGGATCCGCCGCCGTGCCCGGAGATCCGGCCGTGGAGGTGCCGTTCCAGGACCCGAAGGCCGGTGACCTCGGCGCGGCTGACCAGGTGACCTGGCTGGCCCGGGTCGCCCGGGCGCTCGCCACGCCGACGGTCGAGATGATCATCGCGCGGGCCGCGCCGCCGGTCGGCATGGGGACGCCGGGACCCGCCGGGCGGCCGTAG
- the tatC gene encoding twin-arginine translocase subunit TatC, which yields MAFALRKRGPSTFERAADGSMTLMEHIHELRNRLFRASLAIVVGFGFGVWLSGPVLHLLQKPYCDLPKARLVNGTCNFVQLGPADLFLLQMKVALWVGLIIAAPIWLYQLWAFIAPGLHRHERRYAYFFTGLAAPLFGGGAVLAYFVTSKGLEFLLNVSGGGDITTTLDITRYISFVTNLILLFGVAFEFPLIVLMLNFVGLASAKRLFGWWRVAIFVFFAFSAVVTPTPDPFGMTALAICLSALYFGAVAVAFLNDRRRGRGREIYSDLSDDEVSPLDLTAEPVEAGARVETVAPVGAPEPVAAPAPIERRYDDMT from the coding sequence GTGGCCTTCGCGCTCCGTAAGCGCGGCCCGAGCACCTTCGAGCGGGCCGCCGACGGCTCGATGACGCTCATGGAGCACATCCATGAGCTGCGCAACCGCCTGTTCCGCGCCTCCCTGGCGATCGTGGTCGGCTTCGGCTTCGGCGTCTGGCTGTCCGGTCCGGTGCTGCACCTGCTGCAGAAGCCGTACTGCGACCTGCCGAAGGCGCGGCTCGTCAACGGCACCTGCAACTTCGTGCAGCTCGGGCCGGCCGACCTGTTCCTGTTGCAGATGAAGGTGGCGCTCTGGGTCGGGCTGATCATCGCGGCGCCGATCTGGCTGTACCAGCTCTGGGCGTTCATCGCGCCGGGCCTGCACCGGCACGAGCGGCGGTACGCGTACTTCTTCACCGGCCTGGCGGCGCCGCTGTTCGGCGGCGGCGCGGTGCTGGCCTACTTCGTCACCTCCAAGGGCCTTGAGTTCCTGCTCAACGTCTCCGGTGGCGGTGACATCACCACGACGCTGGACATCACCCGGTACATCTCGTTCGTCACGAATCTCATCCTGCTGTTCGGGGTGGCGTTCGAGTTCCCACTGATCGTGCTGATGCTCAACTTCGTGGGGCTGGCCAGCGCGAAGCGGCTGTTCGGCTGGTGGCGGGTGGCGATCTTCGTCTTCTTCGCCTTCTCCGCGGTGGTCACCCCGACGCCCGATCCGTTCGGCATGACCGCGCTGGCCATCTGCCTCTCCGCGCTCTACTTCGGCGCGGTGGCGGTGGCCTTCCTCAACGACAGGCGGCGCGGCCGGGGTCGGGAGATCTACTCGGACCTCAGCGACGACGAGGTGTCGCCGCTGGACCTGACCGCCGAGCCGGTCGAGGCCGGTGCGCGGGTGGAGACGGTCGCCCCGGTCGGGGCGCCGGAGCCGGTCGCCGCGCCCGCGCCGATCGAGCGCCGCTACGACGACATGACCTGA
- a CDS encoding ABC transporter substrate-binding protein — protein MGGQDGGMRLVSLLPSATEIVYALGLAEDLVGVTFECELPAADRAGKTVVVGGRDTRGMSPGEIDAYVKGQLAAGADLYTLHAGALAGLDPDLILTQDLCRVCALPAGRVADALDHLGCRADVLSLDPYTLEEVLGTILAVGAAARVPDRAEALVDGLRARLAGVSAAVAGRARRRVAVVEWVDPPFGAGHWIPDQVRAAGGKPVATHPGARSTPTTWAALRAAAPEVVLVTPCGFHLDGAAEQAAAVVPHFPDAEVWAVDADGLIVRAGPRLVDGVEAIAGILHPGAVPAPPAGSIRRVA, from the coding sequence GTGGGCGGGCAGGATGGCGGGATGCGCCTGGTCTCCCTGCTGCCGTCCGCCACCGAGATCGTCTACGCCCTGGGCCTCGCCGAGGACCTGGTCGGGGTGACCTTCGAGTGCGAGCTGCCGGCGGCCGACCGGGCCGGCAAGACCGTCGTCGTGGGCGGCCGGGACACCCGGGGGATGAGCCCCGGCGAGATCGACGCGTACGTCAAGGGGCAGCTCGCCGCGGGCGCCGACCTCTACACCCTGCACGCGGGCGCGCTCGCCGGGCTCGACCCCGACCTGATCCTCACCCAGGACCTGTGCCGGGTCTGTGCCCTGCCCGCCGGGCGGGTCGCCGACGCGTTGGACCACCTCGGCTGCCGGGCCGACGTGCTGTCGCTGGACCCGTACACGCTGGAGGAGGTGCTCGGCACCATCCTCGCGGTCGGGGCGGCGGCCCGCGTACCGGATCGGGCGGAGGCCCTGGTGGACGGCCTGCGGGCGCGGCTGGCCGGGGTCAGCGCGGCGGTGGCCGGCCGGGCCCGGCGCCGGGTCGCGGTGGTGGAATGGGTGGACCCGCCGTTCGGCGCCGGTCACTGGATCCCCGACCAGGTCCGGGCCGCCGGCGGCAAGCCGGTGGCCACCCACCCCGGCGCCCGCTCGACACCCACCACCTGGGCGGCGCTGCGGGCGGCGGCGCCGGAGGTCGTGCTGGTCACCCCGTGCGGCTTCCACCTCGACGGGGCGGCCGAGCAGGCCGCGGCGGTGGTCCCGCACTTCCCGGACGCGGAGGTCTGGGCCGTCGACGCGGATGGGCTGATCGTGCGGGCCGGCCCCCGGCTGGTCGACGGGGTCGAGGCGATCGCGGGGATCCTGCACCCGGGCGCCGTGCCGGCCCCGCCGGCGGGCAGCATCCGCCGGGTGGCCTGA
- a CDS encoding TOPRIM nucleotidyl transferase/hydrolase domain-containing protein gives MDLRTSLHRAAGLRARTVVLVEGTSDRHALEAVARRGGRSLAGVAIVPMGGITNIGHFLDLFGPRGLGRDLAGLYDVAEEGFVRPLAAQLHRFIGTRSGRKARYADLLAGALPPARVPPALDRLLARL, from the coding sequence GTGGATCTGCGGACCAGCCTGCACCGGGCGGCCGGTCTGCGGGCGCGCACGGTGGTGTTGGTGGAGGGTACCAGCGATCGCCACGCGCTGGAGGCGGTGGCGCGGCGGGGTGGGCGATCCCTGGCCGGGGTGGCGATCGTGCCGATGGGCGGGATCACCAACATCGGGCACTTCCTCGACCTGTTCGGCCCGCGGGGCCTCGGCCGCGACCTCGCGGGCCTCTACGACGTCGCCGAGGAGGGATTCGTCCGCCCGCTCGCCGCTCAGCTCCACCGGTTCATCGGCACCCGGTCCGGACGGAAGGCGCGGTACGCCGACCTGCTCGCCGGCGCGCTCCCGCCCGCCCGGGTGCCGCCGGCGCTCGACCGTCTCCTGGCGCGGCTGTGA